The following are from one region of the Numenius arquata chromosome 23, bNumArq3.hap1.1, whole genome shotgun sequence genome:
- the GFAP gene encoding glial fibrillary acidic protein: MESQRLSSYGRRFGPTIPAYRVLPASPPARLRAPHARSTQPGPRVGARLGSSKMDFSLAAALNSEFREMRTNEKVEMMELNDRFASYIEKVRLLEQQNKVLVVELNRARDQEPSHLADVYQEELRDLRHHVEQLTTAKARLEIERDNLAEDLGNLQQKLQEEVTLRLEAESNLAAYRQDVDTATLARLDLERRVGTLQDEIAFLRKVHEEELRELQDQLAQQRVHVEVDASKPDLTAALRDIRSQYEAMAASNVQETEEWYKSKFADLTDAAARHAEALRAAKQEANEYRRQLQALTCDLEALRGSNESLERQLRELEERYALETAGYQDTVVRLEEDIRSLKEEMARHLQEYQDLLNVKLALDIEIATYRKLLEGEESRITIPMQSFSNLQIRETSLDTKSVSEAHVKRSIVVKTVETRDGEVIKESKQEHKEVM; the protein is encoded by the exons ATGGAGAGCCAGCGGCTGTCCTCCTACGGCCGCCGCTTCGGCCCCACCATCCCCGCGTACCGGGtgctccccgccagccccccagcccggctccgGGCCCCCCATGCTCGCAGCACCCAGCCGGGACCCCGTGTGGGTGCCCGCCTGGGGTCGAGCAAGATGGACTTCTCTCTGGCGGCGGCGCTCAACTCGGAGTTCAGAGAGATGCGCACCAATGAGAAGGTGGAGATGATGGAGCTCAACGACCGCTTCGCCAGCTACATCGAGAAGGTCCGGCTCCTGGAGCAGCAGAACAAGGTGCTGGTGGTGGAGCTGAACCGGGCACGGGACCAGGAGCCCTCCCATCTGGCCGATGTCTACCAGGAGGAGCTGCGTGACCTGCGGCACCATGTAGAGCAGTTGACCACTGCCAAGGCCCGTCTGGAGATCGAGAGGGACAACCTTGCCGAGGACCTCGGCAACCTCCAGCAAAA gctgcaggaggaggtgacCCTGCGGCTGGAGGCCGAGAGCAACCTGGCTGCCTAcaggcag GATGTGGACACTGCCACCTTGGCTCGACTGGACCTGGAGCGGCGGGTGGGGACCCTGCAGGATGAGATCGCCTTCCTCCGCAAGGTCCATGAGGAG gaaCTGCGGGAGCTGCAGGATCAGCTGGCCCAGCAGCGGGTGCACGTGGAGGTGGACGCGAGCAAGCCCGACCTGACAGCCGCCCTGCGCGACATCCGCAGCCAGTACGAGGCCATGGCCGCCAGCAACGTCCAGGAGACCGAGGAGTGGTACAAGTCCAAG TTCGCCGACCTGACGGACGCGGCTGCCCGGCACGCGGAGGCCCTGCGTGCGGCCAAGCAGGAGGCCAACGAGTACCGGCGCCAGCTCCAGGCCCTCACCTGCGACCTGGAGGCTCTGCGGGGTTCG AATGAGTCTCTGGAGAGGCAGCTGCGGGAGCTGGAGGAACGCTATGCCCTGGAGACGGCCGGCTACCAGGACACGGTGGTGCGGCTGGAGGAGGACATCCGCAGCCTCAAGGAGGAGATGGCCCGGCACCTGCAGGAGTACCAGGACCTGCTCAATGTCAAGCTGGCCCTCGACATAGAGATCGCCACATACCGCAAGCTGCTGGAGGGCGAGGAGAGCAG GATCACCATCCCCATGCAAAGCTTCTCCAACCTGCAGATCCGAG AGACCAGCCTGGACACTAAATCCGTGTCAGAAGCCCATGTGAAGAGGAGCATCGTGGTCAAAACTGTGGAGACAAGAGATGGAGAG gTGATCAAGGAGTCCAAGCAGGAGCACAAGGAGGTGATGTAG